In the genome of Channa argus isolate prfri chromosome 8, Channa argus male v1.0, whole genome shotgun sequence, the window acaGTGCTCCAGAGGGCTGTGGTTCTCTGCACCTACGAGTTAACTTGTAACCCAGTGACCTCTGACTCTATGTGTATCTAATCAGAACAATAGATCTTCCTAAACTTTAGAgaaagaagagtgtgtgtgtgtgtgtgtgtgtgtgtgtgtgtgtgtgtgtgtgtgtgtgtgtgtgtgtgtgtgtgtgtgtgtgtgtgtgtgtgcgcgcgcacggGCATGCCCATATTTGTGTGCTCATATGTCAGTTGTTAACCCTCGggcatatattttattttagtctcattgattccaaaacacatttttatttaagcagatacattttatgtaacaaattcataccaaaaaaaaaaaaacaccacgaCTGATTTATCATTTTGAACTACtatattttgataaaaaaaatacaaaaggtaGACAattgattttacatattaaaatatataatgcaATGATCtagttttctttactttattataacttttttgtACAATCCATGACGCACTTTGTTACTTTTGGTGATTAATTTGTActacatttgtactagctgaatgtgcattaaacattatgttaatgaaaactaaTGTTTTCAAAGTAGGAAGATGCAACTTTTTGTACTCAACTGTACAAGTTAAAATCCACTACGATCACTCCTTTTACATCCATTGTCTTTTCTTAAGCTTTCCCAGACACTGTGTCAGCATGTTGATGTGTAACTGACACATGAGGTAGACCGTTAAATTGAGCGAGATCTTTTGATGGGAAATCAGTGACGTCTGTGTGGTCTGAATCATTTCTGATGATCGGTGTTCAAATCAACAGCTTAACCAGCTAAACCATGTCCCAAAACCTTAACAGATGGTGCTGTGGTGTTTACACACAACCGGTTCTTTCTTTGTGGGGACTGTGTCATCCTGGAGTAAGAACACCATGAATAAGATGAGCTGACAAATCCACTTTACTCATATTCATCATACGCATCATTTATCAAACAAGGAAGTTGTTGTGTTATGACATGTTAATAGTGAGGGATTATTCTGGCCCTCTGATCATACAGAGCACTGTGGCTTTGGTTTCCCATGATGCTCTTTAGGTGGCAGTAGCAAGAACAAGGCCTGCCTCAGAGCTTCAAGTCAAgcgagaaaaaaaatctgttttagttGGAAAATGCTGCCATCCAGTGGGCAAAAGTCTTCAGATGCATTAACTTATAAAAGGAATTTAAAAGTCCAAAATTATACAATCCTGCCATCTATAGGTTAATTGTATGGTTGTGACATTGATGAAACTGAAGGACCAACCAATGTATATCTGAAGAGAGTTTAATTGATGCCATGAAACATTTTGCAGCTTACTGCTGTTACTATGTTATCATTTAAAGGCAACATTAATATACacaacagttatttttatttcatgtagtAGGAGCAATCTTTTTATGTTTAGGTTCTAAAAAAAGCCCACATGCACCagtagaaaaaaatgctttgcaaGGAATAGGTAATAAATCATATGCAAAAAGCTAAGCACAGGATGATTTGGGATAGCATTAATACAGCAGTAGTACAGTAGATgaaatctaaaaatgtaattcttttgtcattaatgtgtgaaaattaattaaatatatttaataataattaaagggataaataaatacatttgacaatGTTCCGTTTTGGTAATTAATTTACTGTACCTGCACATTTCTGGTGAGAGGACATAGCCGGCAACTACGTTTAAGGTGtattcaaaaacttttttttaaggaaatatattatttttatggaAAACGAATGCTGATCAGCTACAACCTAAAACACATCTGGAGGTTTTATTGATGTCGTGAACAGGGATCTGGCCATGCTGATCCATGTTCAGAAAACTACCAGAATTTTTTCATGTCGTGGCTGAGCAGTGTATCAGcctatttcttttaaaacaagcaacatttcaaaaacattataGGGCACGGATGCTTAAAACTCCTACAtacttcaaattattttttttaatcagcattGAGCATATTATACATCCAActaaaatacataatacatcCAGTGAAGGCAGTAGCACTTGCCTAATCTTTGCTGATCTGCGCTTTGGTGGGAGAACCCAATGATGCACTTATAAACATTCAAAACATCCACCATCTATGCATTTCTATGGATATAGTGTAACTACAGTAAAGTGTAATGCAAATGATCTGTGATAGTATATTCACACAGTCAGAAATTCTATAGCAGCTTCATCGGAGCAGAGGTTCGGTCAGGTTCACGCAGACACTTAATTTAAGCATTGACTCCTCTTTATTTTCACATAGAACAGTGACTACAGGCAATTTCCTGCAAACCGCCTGTCTCATGTACACAGGGAGCGATTAGAGGGTTAATAAGACATAGCAAGGCATACAAGCTCTGGTAATAGCCTCAACAATCTGtcattgaaattattttcttttgaggTCCTGGTACACTGCTAACTACACACAGcttggtatttttttaaacactcattgccacataaataaaatgattttctcCCCTTTCTCAGTTGAGGAAAGTTTTACaaagtttgtttaaatatttccagtgtttacaatttgttttcatcacatcttatttcttaatttttggttttaataaagCTGCCTGGTTAAATGGATAGGATATCAGGCTTGGATGCAGAAGTCTCATGATTCAAATTTCAACCCACGCACCAGGTGTGGTCTTAATTGAGAAGCTCAGTGCAAACTCCCTGGGTGCGGCCTGTGGCTGCCCATGGCTCCCCACAAGGGGATGGGTAAAATGCAGGGGAcacatttcattgtaacatgtatatgtgctcaattaTGACAATAAAGATTTCAATCTACTCTTTATTAAATTGCAATGCTAACAGGGCTAACCTTAATTGtgagaattttgtttttcaacatCAAGTGTATCACATGAAGTGCAAAGTATTTTTCCCCACATGGGACCACTGTTCTCACAGTGGTGTGTTTGACACAGCCTTTGTAAAGAGACAACGCCTGTCTGAAAAATAACCCCTATTATTGCAAGTCTGGTCTACTTTATATTATAATGTTTTGTCCCAGGAACACATCCCACTGTTCTGCTTTTGCCTTTCCACTCACAATGacaaacagttttattctgGGGGATCTAGAATTTAAAAAGTGGACCTTTGTTGGTTTGAGCTGATTGCTTATGTTACTGCTTGCTGGAATCACATTAACCGGTAAGGAATTTACACCTtcaaaaaatagaataatattatgatgaataaataaaaataaaataaaagcatatatttaaaagaaCTTATACAATTTGAAACGACCGACAGTGCTGTCTCTTGTTCTTGTAGCAATACCttatataaatgtaatgtgCTCTGTAGTACATTGTGTAAGACATTGATGTAATCAGATAGTTTCTAAAATTACAATGATAAATATTGTAGCACATTCATTAATTTGTAACTTATCTATATTTCTGAGTCTAATACAACAAGTTATGATTTGAAGAAGGTGGCATACTGGCAACTTTGACTGATATATAAGTTAATATTCATCCTCTCTAAGCTCGTACAGGTCACAATATCAAGATGTGTTAACAtcacattattatatttaacaGTGGAAGTTTATTCGTTGTTTTCCTTAAAGATTAATTGAACATTAAAACTACTTACTGTGAAAACTGGTGTCCACTTGATGCCAACATGACAGGAGTTAGCACCCATACAAGTAGCTCTGCCTCTGCTGCCCCTGAAGACTCTGATGTGCCTCCACAGATCCTGACTAATTCTGATCTCTCTTCACTTGTTGTGCAATTTCCACACATCTCACCAAACATTTCAAAGTCACATGAAATCAGAACGTATTTAACATGTGAACTGAAGACAAAATGAGCTGAATAAACTACTAGTAAAAGTACTtctaaattcaaaataattaaaattacgTGTTTTCATCAACTCAGAGAAGTTGTCTTTAATTAGCTCTAACAGTGTTTACATAACAATAAATCCATATATTCTGGTTAAGGTAAAGCATTTCATAACTTCCTCATCACAGAACATGTCATCTCATCCTTTCAAAAATAGAAGGAAAAACGATTAGTTCCCTTCATTATTCAGAGTTTAACCATCTGCAAAATATACTGGTGAAGCTGACTGCCGCCCTGCTTCATGTTGTTGTTTCACGCCTACCAGCAACAAAGAATAACACAGATGTGTGCAGTTCAGGAGCGTGTGCCAAAGATTTTGCTCCATTTTCTATCTTCTATGTGTCAAATGTGTTATAACACATCATGTTATCTCGTGTCCTCAGTGATTTACATTTAATAGAAATCAGTGCTTTACTGGCGTCATTCGTTACATTCATCTGGATCAGTGTTTTATCAGTATTGGAGGATGATCTGGGTTTCACTTGCCTTTTAAAAACTGGTTCCTGAGTTGATTTGTTACTAGCTGAATCAAACAGGTCATCATCATGTTGAtagtcaaaacacacacactctagtAGTAGCTGTAAAACTTGTGCTTGCACTAGAGCGTGGCACATTTCCACtggtgtcagtgtttgtttgtttttactgaacgTCACTCTAATATGTTAGTAACTGTTTATTTGATAAATGGGTGGTGCATCACTTTGTCTGCAGTCCCTAGGTTGCAAGAGCATGTTATGTGAATTTACACACATACTGCAGCAAACTAAATTCCTCttacacaacaacacaacttTATCTTCAGTGCCTTTTTAGCTACATTACTAGTGGATTTTTACACATTCTGATTTTCTAGATTCTATTGTGCATACTGTCTTCATGTATATTAGTCCTGTGGTCCATCAGCCAGgattgttattttttcttttaagtggattaacaaaaaaacactatcTACATTGTTCAATCTATGTGTTTTTTTGGGACCTCTCAGGTTTGCTGCTGCAGAATACAGTTGCAATGTTTTGCAGacagtaaaatataatatgattctaaatacaacaaagaaaatgataatCATAAATGATATGTAGTTGTTGCATTATTGTGCATTCACTGTATCAATCCCTATGTCCCAACTGAGATGTGTTTCTTGAAGTCTAAAAATGAAGTAAAGTGCCTCTAACCACTTAATTGGGATGTTCTGTGCCAAGGTAATTTGTTTGTGAATGCACATTTATTGCACTGAAACAAGACCAATATAATTTACACAGAAAATTCATAATAACTGTAGCTGTAGTTTTGTAGTTTGTCATTTCTACATCTATCAGTCACAACTATAAAACACCAATAATGAGCTAATAAACAGCTTTTGCTTATTTTTAGGattctttaaaactttaaattgtaGTTATTTCGTGATACTGTATAATGTCATGCCATATTACACACAAGTGTGTAGACACTTTTTggaatgaataaacatttttattttgagtaatatgggatttattttcttctaatGAGAGTTTTCTATTTGACTGCAGCCCCTGTGTACTAATTTTCCGAATATGCAGCCCTTCTTTGAATATGTTGCACAGGTGTGTCAAAAGGGCGGAAGCTTAAAAATAGCAACTGTGAACAGCGGGGAGGGAGAAGAAGGAAGCAGAATATAAGCAGTCATTGTTTGCCAGAGCCACCCACATTTCCTTCAGTCAGAGAATCATGAGCCTCTAAAGATTTTtactaaaaactgaaattatctTGAGCCTTTCTTTAGTTGTTTTTCATACaaaaaatttgcattttgtcaaaATGTGGTCTGATTAGACTTTGcgaaaaacaaactaatatgtaagagatttatttatatgttaaaCAATGAGATgcaaaaacatatgaaaagaaTCTCTATCCTTATAATAGGGACTATCCATCATTCCAAAGACATTCACAAAATGCACTAtgtaaggtaaaaaaataaaaaaccaaaataaCTCCAATAGGTTAAACCACCTATTTACCCCAGATCAGTCATTCTGTTGCATTAAAGTCAGAGATGATAATTTTCACATGGTTACTAATATGagactattttttattttattttttttgcagtttgtttaggTATTTGCATATCTCTCACAGGTTCACATGAGCTTTTGGACCCCGAGCTCCTCCTTTCCCAGAGCAAAGAGGTCAGTAAACAATCCGACACACCTACATTAGTGTTAAAGGCATAGACATGCATTGTGTACGTCAGAATTTTTTCATCTAAAAAGGGCAACAGAGATCAGTAATTTGAACTTTACTGTTATGATTTCAGTGAGAACTGTTGCAACTTTTGAGTAAAGAAATGTTGTACACGTTGTTAAAGGAGATTATAGATATGATtaacaacaacattttaattCTTTGGTTAGATAACATCCATTTTGCATATATGGTGTGACACCAAATACTCAAATATGCACTTAACTCAACAGATTGTAATGACATGATGAAGCAAGTGCTTACTTTGTTTGAAGAAAGACCAAGCAAACACACTACCTATCGAATCAATGTTCAGCCAGTCTAAAGGTCAGAAGCTGAAACCTCTGTATTGGTTTTGATCAGACTTCAAGGTTGATCATTTATTCACCACAAATTAAACAGGCAATTCCATACAGACTCACCAGCTGAAgttgtttttaatctgtgttttactgcACTAAATCATGGTTTAGACTGACAgcactttttaattaaagaaaaggcATTTGTGGATTAAAGGATTAGAGTCTTGAGAACTCAACACTCTAGTGGCGGGTTTAGGGGCTAATGGCATTTTTAATCTTACAGAGAAGACAAGCATCACTGCAACTATTTTAACAATTATGCAGACGAGCCCAGTGAGGCAAGTAAAGCTGGTGTTGAAGCTGGTTGCTTATAACTGTCatgtctttgtttgcttttttattgaGAAGCCAGGAATCTACAACACTGGAGGAAAAGCATCCATGCTGATAGTTGGAATAAAGGAAGTGACATATTTACCCTGAGATTTCATCATCCATAGCCTTGTACTATTGctaacaaaataaagacattaagatgtgttttgaaatcagtgtttatgttttgtatcTACTTATctgttaaaaattattttcattatcttgGAGCCTATCTAGATTGGCTGCAGTGACTGTGACGGTTGATCCCGCCCATTCAGCGGACCAATAGCAACACACGCTAACACTTCATTCCCAACCTCCCTCGTTGTGTTTCTAGTGACCGTGGGGACGTTTTTCTGCACTTCACCGGCCAAGAAGGTGCTAGTAAATTGTGTGACGGTTCATTGTAAATAAAGCAGACCAGTGCCGCCGTGATTGCGCAAGGATGGCGGACTCGGCCTCCTTGGAGGACGCGCGGCCCGAGGAGGAGAGAGAATTTCAGAAGGTTATAAATGTGATTGGCGGTAAAGAGAAGATTTATTTAGTCAGCGATGCCAGTCAAAGTAAAGACGTCGACGTGGATGACGCTGGGATATTGCAGGAGTTCATACGTGACATGTTTCACATCAGCGATCTTGAGAACGGTAGCGCACAGCTCCACTCCTCTCCCTCTTCTAGTCACGGCGAAAATGCATGTGCAAACTACCTTCCATCCGAGACTGACACGGTGAAATGTCCTGCAATACCGCTGAAACTGAGGCCCAAGGGTTTGGAGGTGAGACCGTGCCCGGAGGGAAAGGACAGATTGAAGGAGAAGCGGCCGAAGCGCAATGGATGCGCTCCGAGAACAGCAACGATGAGGACAAATGTTTACAGCCATAAACGAGCGATAGACTCTCCTGTAATAATTTTCATCTTCAGACAGAAGTTTCTCAACCAAACCTGCAACGAAGTGTGCTTAAAGGAGATCCTGAAAGACGTGAAAGCGCGTACGAAATGCGCCAGCATGAACCGACCAGCTCTGATTGGATTGGTTCGCACCGTGCAGGAAAACGCCGCGTCACATCGCTGCGCGGAGCTCCTGGAATCTCGCATGCGTTCAGTGTTCCACAAACATCCGCCAGAGACAATATGGGTTGGCTGCTTCATCCCGAAGACGGAGGCTAAAATGCTCAACATCAAGAAAAACGCCTGCAACGTTATATACTCATGTCAAACAGCAGGTGTAACAACATACATCGTCCAAGTTTTGTTCTACACGAGCtttacactcaagcacaagttACCATTGAATATCGGAGTCAACATGAACTTTGAACCCTAATGTATTTCAATACAACTATTTACTATTACTAGTACTACGATTttatacaaaacatatttggtAGCTGACATAGCCTAAACTAGATTTTGACATTCTTTAAATTATATAACTCAGAAGTCCACAGAATCACTGTAGTATCTAATGAAATGTGTATTATGTGAAAATGATGTCTTAGGAGGTATCATACTTTTACATAAGACCATTGTAAACCCACTAATGAGTCCTGTCACAGTGGATGGTCCTGCAATTCTCCACTCCAATGTGGAGGTCAATCTGTGACATTCACAAGACCAGACTTTtctgcacacatttttttttctctgcaggcaGTGCTACAAAGGCTACAGCACTGAAGGGGCATTCATGAAACAATCAGGCCCTTTGATAAGCTGCCAGATTGTTAAATGCTTATTATTTCCTTTCAGATAATACCAGGGATAGagggaacttgcttttttgGCCATTCCAATGTTTGTTCTGGCCTCAGGGAAGAGGAGCCAGAAGCCAGGACAACAACTCTTCAACCAACAGGCAAAGAGGTAGCTGAAGTGTCCCAAAGTTCAGTTGGACTGTTCTGGATGTAGGCATTCCTATTCCCCCTGAGtagtttctttcattttcacttgtATAGAATGGATGAAGAAAAGACATCAACTTAGTGCTGTTCAAAGTTCTCTATGCACCAATGTCTACTGTATTGGGAAACAGTGTAGATACAGCAGCTTATTCATCATCACATTTGCATCAGATCAGATTCATAGAGAAACCACAGGTTTAGTTTGCCAcacaatttagcattttaatatctcctaaagtttttcaaaaatttcagaaatatatatataatattttgctTGATCACTGTCCATCTTGAAGTGCCAATGTAAAACTGATAAAGGTTAACTTAAGGAAATCATTGATTAAAGGCAGAGAGCACGGAGCAGATTGgaagaaaaacctaaaacaaaaaataattataattttgtaCACAGTAATTTAATTATAAAGTGACCATTTAGTGATTATTGACACTCTTTTGCAAACACTACAACACTGAGCATAGAGAGGAGAGACGTCACTGTGGCTTTGTTTGTATAAATTCCACTGTAAGATATtgtgttttaatggtttttcaGGTGACGCTGGAAGTGTAGAGGAAGGCATTCCTCTAAAAACCAATTCCTTTTCTGCTGTGCATCATGTGAACGAGCAGCCAGATGAAGGGAACAGCTGAAGTTGTGGCACGTGACCATTGGCTCCAGGCCTATCACTGTTGACAATCCTCTTATTGTACAACAAACAGAAAGGTTGATGCCATGGTGCTACAGAGCTTCActacatgttacagtgtttgtTCGGGGTGCTCAGTATTCCCACTGCTGAGCCAACATGATTCCCATTTTAAAGCAATTGCTAAAtagtcaaatgtgttttatatctTGCCTATTTAGACATTGTCTTTGATGTACAATACTTAGTGACCAAGGACTTATGTATCTGTAGACTGTTGATCAGTTGGCCATATAAGCTTTGTCACATTATTTAACACCACAGTTATTTTATGCATAGTGATATATAGGACACTAAAACAGTTTCCTTGGGGTCAACTAGCCATGTTGTCACACTGCAGCCAGGCTGCATCCAAGTCTGTAATCCAGGTGCAGAAAATCTACACATTGTGCCCTCCTTATTCATTTTTCTCTGTCCATGTTCAaccaatgtaaatgttttttccactttcaTTTAGTGGGATTTTGTGCCTTAGGTGAGTGCTACGGACAATTgcattatttgaaataaaaatgaaacttttttacttttgagtTTGTGCATCAATGTAATATAGGCTACAAACCTGTctatcaaaatacatttaaatttgtgcGAGTGTGCCGCTTAAGTAATATTATCGCCTTTCTCAATCCAAAAGATCTACAGCGACACTCGCTGGACATGTCCAGCAGATGTcgacatgtttttatgttacaaATACTTAAAAGCGATAAGCAATATTCAGCACAACTATTAAATATGTATTCTAATTCAGAAAGTTtagttttatccaaagctagGTGCCAAATACCACAGCATGAGTCGCAGAACACAATGGATGAACTTAAATTGCTAGTAAGCGAACTATATCCAGCATGTAGGTAGAAGTCAAGAACTCATTCACGTCACGTCGCCTTTAGAGTTGCCTGTTCATAAATGTGGTACGTTCAATTAAATTTATTCTCGTAATCCTTTTTCAAGTACAATAGAATGTTGTGGAACAATATGACACATTACTAACCTAACACGAGTTGGACCTGGAAGACatagtatataatatattaatgtttttaacatgGCGCAATTAAGGCCAGCGAACTTGGAGGTCCTTTAGAAAGGGACTTGCGGTATTGTTGGACTAAACGAAATTAGCAGCGGCTGATTTTGGTTCcagttttgtgcattttcaCATACTAACAATATTTTATTCTCCTTAAGTCCTCATAAAAAATCGCACAGTATTCCATCGTCGAGCTAGGTTTGCGGGGCtgaggaggaaaacaaaagagcCAATCATGATAACATCTGCTGGTAAGTTgttgaaattgcttttattttgctaGCCGTACCTTTAGCTAGCTGCCATTGATTTAGCTGAGTCACATTAGCTGCTGTAGCAGTTGTCAAGCTCCCGTTAACCCTACATAGAAaatacaaccacaaacacatattttggTGAAGATGGGTGGTTTGTAGTGTGTCGTTGAGTAATATTACTAAAGTGTGAGAGATTATACTAAACTCCTGTAACATTGACGCTAACGGTCTTTATTACGCTGTAACAATACGTGATTACCGCTTCAcagttaatgtaaatgtattaaatgtattatgtagtaaatgtattttctaacCTAACGGCAGACATCAATGAGTTTCTAGCTGGCATTTACTTTTTGACACAAATGTGCTTTTGATAACGTTACAGGGTAACGACTAAATCCGAATTGAGatatgttaatgtttaaaatatttgcatggATGAAACAAATCCAAGCATGCGTTGATGCATACGCtgatgaatatgtttttttttctttgtttttttaaagctggaATTATTTCACTCCTTGATGAAGAGGAGCCACAGCTCAAGGTAAGAACTAGTTGAAGAGTGGTGGAATATGTGCCTGAAGATGGTGAAAACCCCAATACAGAGAAAATTTAAATGCAGAGTCAAAGCTGTTATTAAGTAGGGTTATACGatttacataaatgtgtgttttgataaACTGAAGTAATTATAAATGACACTTTATAGTTGTTGCATATGTATGTTGATTTTGTTTATGTGCCAAGGCAATGGCATTTATAAAGTATACT includes:
- the LOC137131582 gene encoding uncharacterized protein, with protein sequence MADSASLEDARPEEEREFQKVINVIGGKEKIYLVSDASQSKDVDVDDAGILQEFIRDMFHISDLENGSAQLHSSPSSSHGENACANYLPSETDTVKCPAIPLKLRPKGLEVRPCPEGKDRLKEKRPKRNGCAPRTATMRTNVYSHKRAIDSPVIIFIFRQKFLNQTCNEVCLKEILKDVKARTKCASMNRPALIGLVRTVQENAASHRCAELLESRMRSVFHKHPPETIWVGCFIPKTEAKMLNIKKNACNVIYSCQTADNTRDRGNLLFWPFQCLFWPQGRGARSQDNNSSTNRQRGDAGSVEEGIPLKTNSFSAVHHVNEQPDEGNS